TGGGTGTATTTTGGTCGCCTGAAAAGACCACGGTAAAAATTTGGGCACCCACCGCTAATATTGTAGAGCTGCGCCTATATAAAGATGGTGTGCGTGGAGATGCCTACTATAAAACCAACCTTCAAAAAAAGGAAGATGGGATATGGGCAACAGTGCTTACCGGGGATTACGACGGAAAATTTTATACGTTTCGGGTAAACGATGGTGAATGGCTGGAAGAGGTGCCCGGAATTTACGCTCGCTGTGTTGGCGCCAATGGTTTACGCGGAATGATTTATAATCCCAATTCTACAAATCCTGAAAACTGGGTGTACGACAATGGGCCGAGGTTTAAAAGCTTTACCGATGCTGTAATTTACGAAACTCATGTGCGCGATTTTTCTATCGCCGAAAATTCGGGAATTAGCAACAAAGGCAAGTTTCTGGGGTTTACCGAAGAAGGAACAAAGTCGCCTGAGGGATTAAAAACAGGTCTCGACCATCTAAAAGAGCTTGGAATTACCCATGTGCATTTATTGCCCGTAAACGATTTTGTTACCGTTGATGAAGAAAAGCCATTTGAAAAATACAACTGGGGTTACGACCCAATGCATTATAATGCTTTGGAAGGGTCGTTTGCAACCGATGCAAGCGATGGGCGTAAACGAATAGCAGAGTTTAAACAGTTAGTTAAAGCCTTGCATAGTAATGGAATAGGCGTAATTATGGATGTGGTTTTTAATCACACCTATTATGCAAAAGAGTCGGTTTTTAACCAGGTGGTTCCCGGGTATTTTTACCGCCAAAAAGAAGATGGATCGTTTGCCAATGCCTCAGGGTGTGGCAACGAGCTGGCATCGGAGCGCGAAATGGTTCGAAAATATATTATCGATTCGTTAAAATACTGGGTGGAAGAATTTCATGTGGATGGTTTCCGTTTCGACCTGATGGGGATTCATGATATAAAAACCATGCAAGACATACGGGTGGCCTTGAATGAAATTGATAAGGGCCTGTTTGTTTATGGCGAAGGTTGGGCAGCCGACCAGAGTCCAATGCCCGAAGAGTTACGGGCAGTAAAACGAAATACGTCCGAATTAAAAGGTATTGCAAGCTTTAACGATGATTTCAGAGATGCTTTAAAAGGAAACCATGGAGATAAAAAATCGAAGGGTTTTGTAAGTGGACTCGGCTTGCGAGAGGAAGCAATAAAGTTTGGAATTACCGCTGCTGTTCATCACCCGGAAGTAAACTACGGTTATATTGATTCAGTGCATTCGGCATGGGCTGCCGAACCAGACCAATGTATAAACTATGTGTCGTGCCACGATAATTATACGCTTTGGGATAAATTAAAACAAAGCTTGCCAAAAGCCGGCAACGAGGAACTGCGTAAACGTGTAAAACTGGCAGCAGCGTTGATTTTAACCTCTCAGGGGGTGCCGCTTTTACATGCAGGTGTAGATTTTTGCCGAACAAAAGGAGGGAATGGAAATTCCTATAAATCACCCGACTCGGTAAACCAGATAGACTGGAGCCGAAAGAATGAGTTTATCGACGTTTTTGAATATTTTCAAAAGCTTATTCAGCTAAGGAAAAATCATCCGGCCTTTCGCTTACCTCGGGCCGAGTTAATTCGCAGAGACCTGCGTTTTTGTGCCGAGTATAAAATTGGAGTTGTATCGTATTGCCTTGATGGCAGCGCAGTAAACGACAGCTGGAAAAAAATGTTTTTGCTTTTTAATGGAAACACCGAAACCGCTGAGCTTCCATTGCCTGAAGGCCAGTTTAAAGTGGTGGTTAATGCCAACATGATTGACGAAGATGGTTTGGAGGTGGTTGAAGCGTTTGTTTCTGTTGATCCTATTTCTTTTAAAATGCTTGTTCAGGCAGAAAAGGGATGAATATTTCGTGAAAAATAAGCGGAAAAGCCTAAAAGCGAATAGGCTGATTTACGGAAAGGTTCTTTTAAAAACAAACTATCGTAAATACGTTTGGGCTGGCTTTCTTCAACATCCCGAACAAAAGGCTCAAATGTTGCCTCATTCAGAATCAGGTGGTCGACCTGCTCAAAATCATTGGGTTGCATCGAAAACAACTCGCCAACTGCAATAATTTTTTTACCAGCTAACTTGCATTTTTCAATCAGTTGTTTTGTCGATCTAAGTTGGTTCAAATCTGCTCTAATCAATACATAATCTGCCCAGTCAATAGATTTTACATCCATTTTCTGATGATTTAAATCAAGTAGCTTTCTTTCCCAGGTAATGGGTAGCTGAATAGCAACTTCGATTAAAGCTTTTGTTTCTTCATTATTACGGCTAAATCTATTTTGGAAAAAGGCATTAATTCCCTTGGCTTCCTTCTCTTTTTTCGGATAAATAATTAAAATTTTCATGGCAATAAAACTTTAGTGTTTTCTCTGTTTTCAAATAAACGAGCAATTTGTTCGAAAAAAAAGTTTTTGGGATTTTTTGGATAA
Above is a genomic segment from uncultured Draconibacterium sp. containing:
- the pulA gene encoding type I pullulanase, which encodes MRNWKFNHIDFSTYPGYKGKDLGVFWSPEKTTVKIWAPTANIVELRLYKDGVRGDAYYKTNLQKKEDGIWATVLTGDYDGKFYTFRVNDGEWLEEVPGIYARCVGANGLRGMIYNPNSTNPENWVYDNGPRFKSFTDAVIYETHVRDFSIAENSGISNKGKFLGFTEEGTKSPEGLKTGLDHLKELGITHVHLLPVNDFVTVDEEKPFEKYNWGYDPMHYNALEGSFATDASDGRKRIAEFKQLVKALHSNGIGVIMDVVFNHTYYAKESVFNQVVPGYFYRQKEDGSFANASGCGNELASEREMVRKYIIDSLKYWVEEFHVDGFRFDLMGIHDIKTMQDIRVALNEIDKGLFVYGEGWAADQSPMPEELRAVKRNTSELKGIASFNDDFRDALKGNHGDKKSKGFVSGLGLREEAIKFGITAAVHHPEVNYGYIDSVHSAWAAEPDQCINYVSCHDNYTLWDKLKQSLPKAGNEELRKRVKLAAALILTSQGVPLLHAGVDFCRTKGGNGNSYKSPDSVNQIDWSRKNEFIDVFEYFQKLIQLRKNHPAFRLPRAELIRRDLRFCAEYKIGVVSYCLDGSAVNDSWKKMFLLFNGNTETAELPLPEGQFKVVVNANMIDEDGLEVVEAFVSVDPISFKMLVQAEKG